From a single Vibrio toranzoniae genomic region:
- a CDS encoding phosphoheptose isomerase, with translation MLDSIKESFTESIQIQIAAAEALPDAITHAAQAMVATLLNGNKILCCGNGGSASNAQQFVSCLLNRFETERPSLPAMALMADNTTLTAVANDYHYEEIFSKQVRAFGQTGDILLAISTSGNSKNIIKAMEAAVTRDMTIIAFTGKDGGEMAGLLGEHDVEIRIPSHRTARIHEVHMVTLHCLCDLIDQVLFPAHEE, from the coding sequence ATGCTAGACAGCATTAAAGAAAGTTTTACAGAAAGTATTCAAATCCAAATTGCGGCAGCAGAAGCTCTGCCAGACGCAATCACGCATGCCGCTCAAGCCATGGTTGCGACCTTGCTGAACGGGAACAAAATTCTTTGTTGTGGTAATGGTGGTTCGGCGTCGAATGCTCAGCAATTTGTATCGTGCCTGCTCAATCGCTTTGAAACCGAGCGCCCTAGCCTTCCAGCTATGGCACTAATGGCAGACAACACTACGTTAACGGCAGTGGCCAACGACTACCACTATGAAGAGATCTTCTCTAAGCAGGTACGCGCGTTTGGTCAAACCGGTGATATTTTACTGGCAATCTCGACCAGCGGTAACAGCAAGAACATCATTAAGGCAATGGAAGCGGCGGTTACTCGAGACATGACAATCATCGCCTTTACGGGTAAAGATGGTGGCGAGATGGCTGGCCTGCTTGGTGAACACGATGTCGAGATTCGTATCCCTTCACACCGTACCGCGCGCATTCATGAAGTACACATGGTGACACTACACTGCCTATGTGACCTAATCGATCAAGTACTCTTCCCAGCTCACGAAGAGTGA
- the rpsI gene encoding 30S ribosomal protein S9: protein MAENQYYGTGRRKSSAARVFIKPGSGEIVINKRSLDVYFGRPTSRMVVKQPLELVELTEKLDLYITVSGGGISGQAGAIRHGITRALMEYDETLRPALRAAGYVTRDARCVERKKVGLRKARRKPQFSKR from the coding sequence ATGGCAGAGAATCAATACTACGGCACTGGTCGTCGCAAAAGCTCAGCAGCTCGTGTTTTCATCAAACCAGGCTCTGGTGAGATCGTAATCAACAAGCGTAGCCTTGATGTTTACTTCGGTCGTCCAACTTCTCGTATGGTTGTTAAACAACCTCTTGAGCTAGTTGAACTAACTGAGAAACTTGACCTTTACATCACCGTTTCTGGTGGTGGTATTTCTGGTCAAGCTGGCGCAATCCGCCACGGTATCACTCGCGCTCTTATGGAGTACGATGAAACTCTACGTCCTGCTCTACGTGCAGCTGGCTATGTTACGCGTGACGCTCGTTGCGTTGAACGTAAGAAAGTTGGTCTACGTAAAGCACGTCGTAAACCTCAATTCTCTAAGCGTTAA
- a CDS encoding cytochrome c1, protein MKKWIVILFAMLPSLAMAAGANVPLDKANNDLTDKASLQNGAKLFMNYCFACHSTQYQRYERVANDLEIPVDLMKENLIFDPEAKVGSLMINAMPSEQAASWFGAPPPDLTLVARVRGADWLYTYLRTFYEDPSRPFGVNNIVFPSVGMPHVLEELQGIPTPIYDTHMVDGEEVTVVVGTETDGSGELSTGEYDEAVRDLVNFLVYSGDPVQLERHAMGWWVMAFLVIFTIIVILLKKEYWRDVH, encoded by the coding sequence ATGAAAAAGTGGATTGTAATTTTATTTGCTATGTTGCCGTCACTGGCGATGGCAGCGGGTGCAAACGTACCATTAGACAAAGCGAACAATGATTTAACTGACAAAGCTTCATTGCAAAACGGCGCTAAGCTGTTTATGAATTACTGTTTCGCTTGTCACTCAACGCAGTACCAACGCTATGAGCGTGTTGCGAATGATTTAGAGATCCCTGTCGATCTAATGAAGGAAAACTTGATTTTCGATCCGGAAGCGAAAGTCGGTAGCTTAATGATTAACGCTATGCCATCAGAACAAGCGGCAAGTTGGTTTGGTGCTCCGCCACCTGACCTAACCTTAGTGGCTCGTGTGCGTGGTGCTGACTGGCTATACACGTACCTTCGTACTTTCTATGAAGATCCGTCTCGTCCATTTGGTGTGAACAACATTGTTTTCCCAAGTGTTGGTATGCCGCATGTTCTTGAAGAGCTGCAAGGTATTCCAACGCCAATCTACGATACTCATATGGTCGATGGCGAAGAGGTAACAGTAGTTGTTGGTACTGAAACTGACGGCTCTGGCGAACTCAGTACTGGTGAATACGACGAAGCGGTTCGTGACCTTGTGAACTTCTTGGTTTACTCGGGTGACCCAGTTCAACTTGAGCGTCACGCTATGGGTTGGTGGGTAATGGCCTTCTTAGTCATCTTCACTATCATCGTGATTCTGCTGAAGAAAGAGTATTGGCGTGATGTGCACTAA
- the sspB gene encoding ClpXP protease specificity-enhancing factor, with protein MTPRRPYMLRAFYDWLVDNELTPHLVVEATLPGVRVPEEFVQDGQIILNIAPRAIGQLELGNEAVTFSARFSGRPHSVIVPLYAVQAIYARENGAGTMFEPEEAYMETFEEGIEEAPFEEAEKGPSLSVATADVDAEEPDSDSEPPRPAKGRPSLRVIK; from the coding sequence ATGACACCACGCCGACCATATATGCTTCGTGCATTTTACGACTGGCTGGTTGATAACGAACTGACTCCACACCTTGTTGTTGAAGCAACCTTGCCGGGTGTACGAGTTCCAGAAGAGTTTGTTCAAGATGGTCAGATCATTCTGAACATTGCGCCTCGTGCGATTGGACAACTCGAACTGGGTAACGAAGCTGTGACATTTAGCGCTCGCTTTAGCGGTCGTCCACACTCTGTGATTGTGCCACTTTACGCAGTACAAGCAATTTATGCTCGTGAGAATGGTGCTGGTACCATGTTTGAACCTGAAGAGGCCTACATGGAAACGTTTGAAGAAGGGATTGAAGAAGCTCCTTTTGAAGAGGCAGAAAAAGGACCATCTTTGAGCGTAGCAACGGCAGACGTCGATGCTGAAGAGCCTGACTCAGATTCTGAGCCACCTCGCCCAGCGAAAGGCCGTCCAAGCCTTCGTGTTATCAAATAG
- the zapE gene encoding cell division protein ZapE has translation MNPVKKYEQDIKEHGFQRDPAQEQAVKSLDELFHQFQDYMNTPIPQLTRFQKLLGKKTELPQPPKGLYFWGGVGRGKTYLMDTFYDALPTTKKMRVHFHRFMYRVHDELKALGNVSDPLPLVADKFKQEADIVCFDEFFVSDITDAMILGTLFQELFARNVILVATSNIPPADLYRNGLQRARFLPAIKLIQDNCHILNVDSGIDYRLRTLEQAEIYHYPLDSQANINLEKYYAQLVGDDKEKFTQIEVNHRQLDVIKVSDGVLHGTFAQLCQSARSQNDYIELSRVYHTVLLADVVQMGATSDDAARRFIALVDEFYERNVKLIISAEVELEKLYTHGQLEFEFKRCQSRLIEMQSHEYLAKEHLS, from the coding sequence ATGAATCCCGTTAAAAAATACGAACAAGATATAAAAGAACATGGATTTCAAAGAGATCCAGCACAAGAGCAAGCTGTTAAATCTTTAGATGAACTTTTTCATCAATTCCAAGATTACATGAATACGCCCATTCCTCAACTGACTCGATTTCAGAAATTACTGGGCAAAAAAACAGAATTACCACAGCCACCTAAAGGTCTCTATTTTTGGGGCGGTGTCGGGCGTGGGAAAACTTATCTAATGGATACGTTTTACGACGCACTACCAACCACTAAAAAAATGCGAGTCCACTTCCACCGTTTTATGTATCGCGTACATGACGAGTTAAAAGCGCTCGGGAATGTCAGTGATCCATTGCCTTTAGTTGCGGATAAGTTTAAGCAAGAAGCGGATATTGTCTGTTTCGACGAATTCTTCGTTTCAGACATCACCGATGCGATGATCCTAGGCACCTTGTTCCAAGAGTTATTCGCTCGAAACGTTATCTTGGTGGCGACCTCTAATATTCCACCTGCGGATCTGTATCGCAACGGGTTACAGCGAGCGCGTTTCTTACCGGCCATTAAGCTCATTCAAGACAACTGTCATATCCTTAATGTCGATAGTGGCATTGATTATCGTCTACGTACTTTAGAGCAGGCTGAGATTTATCATTACCCGCTGGATAGCCAAGCGAATATCAATCTCGAAAAATATTACGCCCAGTTAGTTGGTGACGATAAAGAAAAGTTCACACAGATTGAGGTTAATCACCGTCAGCTGGATGTCATTAAAGTGAGTGATGGCGTTTTACACGGCACTTTCGCTCAGCTTTGTCAGTCGGCGCGTAGCCAAAATGACTATATAGAGCTATCTCGGGTTTATCACACCGTTCTGTTGGCGGATGTTGTGCAAATGGGCGCAACTTCAGATGATGCAGCAAGACGCTTTATTGCGTTAGTGGATGAGTTCTATGAGCGCAACGTGAAATTGATTATTTCAGCGGAAGTTGAGCTAGAAAAATTGTATACCCATGGCCAGCTAGAGTTTGAATTTAAACGTTGTCAGTCTCGTTTAATCGAAATGCAGAGCCATGAATATTTGGCAAAAGAACACTTAAGTTAG
- the zapG gene encoding Z-ring associated protein ZapG, with translation MSWMYAVAGLLVGVILGVAISRFMTPEYKKQKNVQKELDSAKFALEQQRQELADHFAKSAEMLDTLGKDYTKLYQHMEKTSSELIPNMPEQDNPFVKTAAAHSDKPQEKSTSKKETLEEQPKDYANGATGLFKEQKKEIIDTPDVVTAKAS, from the coding sequence ATGTCTTGGATGTATGCCGTTGCCGGTTTACTAGTAGGAGTTATTTTAGGAGTCGCTATTTCTCGTTTTATGACACCTGAATACAAAAAACAAAAGAACGTACAGAAAGAATTAGATAGCGCAAAGTTTGCCCTTGAACAGCAACGACAAGAGCTTGCAGATCACTTTGCGAAATCAGCAGAAATGTTAGATACCTTAGGTAAGGACTACACGAAACTGTATCAACACATGGAGAAAACAAGCTCAGAGCTAATCCCAAACATGCCCGAGCAAGACAACCCGTTTGTAAAAACAGCTGCTGCCCATTCAGATAAGCCGCAAGAGAAATCGACATCTAAAAAGGAAACGCTTGAAGAGCAACCTAAAGATTACGCCAATGGTGCAACGGGTTTATTTAAAGAACAAAAGAAAGAAATCATTGATACTCCAGATGTTGTCACAGCAAAAGCATCGTAA
- a CDS encoding cytochrome b, with amino-acid sequence MQGLLDWVEKRLPAMNAYKKHLSEYPMPKNFNFWYLFGSLAMLVLVNQILTGIWLTMNYVPSGDGAFASVEYIMRDVEYGWLLRYMHSTGASAFFVVIYLHMFRGLIYGSYQKPRELLWIFGMLIFLVLMAEAFMGYLLPWGQMSYWGAQVIISLFGAIPVIGDDLTLWIRGDYIISGATLNRFFALHVIALPIVLLLLIVLHVLALHEVGSNNPDGIETKLPKGTMGDDYKTQFPFHKDYTKKYDIIDSIPFHPYGTVKDMVGVAGFLFLFCYVLFFNPEMGGYFLEPPNFEAANPLKTPEHIAPVWYFTPFYAVLRAVPDKLIGVLAMGASIVVLFLLPWFDRCKVRSYRYRSKLHLINIIQFTISFIALGILGALPATPTYTLLAQIFSLGYFMFFVLLWFYSKNEVTKPLPERVTFK; translated from the coding sequence ATGCAAGGACTTCTTGATTGGGTAGAGAAACGTCTACCCGCGATGAATGCTTATAAAAAGCACTTATCTGAATACCCAATGCCTAAGAACTTTAACTTTTGGTACCTTTTTGGTTCTTTAGCAATGTTGGTACTGGTTAACCAAATCCTTACCGGTATTTGGCTAACAATGAACTACGTACCATCTGGCGATGGCGCATTTGCATCTGTTGAATACATCATGCGTGATGTGGAATACGGTTGGTTACTGCGTTATATGCACTCGACGGGCGCTTCGGCATTCTTCGTCGTTATCTACCTGCATATGTTCCGTGGTCTAATCTACGGTTCTTACCAAAAACCTCGTGAGTTACTTTGGATCTTCGGTATGTTGATCTTCTTAGTACTTATGGCTGAAGCTTTCATGGGTTACTTACTACCATGGGGTCAAATGTCTTACTGGGGTGCTCAGGTAATCATATCTCTATTTGGTGCAATCCCTGTTATTGGTGATGACCTAACGCTGTGGATCCGTGGTGACTACATCATCTCTGGTGCAACGCTGAACCGTTTCTTCGCACTGCACGTTATCGCTCTACCAATCGTACTATTGCTGCTTATCGTACTTCACGTATTAGCGCTGCACGAAGTGGGTTCGAATAACCCTGACGGTATCGAAACTAAGCTTCCTAAAGGTACAATGGGCGACGACTATAAAACTCAGTTCCCATTCCACAAGGATTATACGAAGAAATATGACATCATCGATTCTATTCCTTTCCACCCATACGGGACGGTAAAAGATATGGTTGGTGTTGCTGGTTTCCTATTCTTGTTCTGTTATGTATTGTTCTTTAACCCAGAGATGGGTGGATACTTCCTTGAGCCGCCTAACTTTGAAGCTGCAAACCCACTGAAAACACCAGAGCATATTGCTCCAGTTTGGTACTTCACACCGTTCTATGCTGTACTTCGTGCTGTTCCTGATAAGCTGATAGGTGTCTTAGCAATGGGCGCATCTATTGTGGTGCTATTCCTACTGCCATGGTTTGACCGTTGTAAAGTGCGTTCTTACCGTTACCGTAGCAAACTGCATTTAATTAATATCATCCAATTCACAATAAGCTTTATTGCCCTTGGTATACTTGGTGCGCTTCCAGCAACGCCAACGTATACGCTGCTGGCTCAAATATTTAGCTTAGGTTACTTCATGTTCTTCGTTCTACTGTGGTTCTACAGTAAAAATGAAGTGACGAAACCATTACCAGAAAGGGTGACATTCAAATGA
- a CDS encoding BON domain-containing protein — MKSLTSMKLFKLISVSLLTLSLSGCAGLFIAGAATTANLVTDTRTTKEIWNDNNIEFEVAAITNKQPYRGNVRITASSYRGSVVLMGQATTDAERRAFENQAKDVAGVESIHNQVRVKQPLSISAISNDSWITTKVKSALLAKSELNGIKVKVITEDSEVFLLGLVSREHADIATEVARNISGVKQVIRAFEYGDEEASVN, encoded by the coding sequence ATGAAATCATTAACCTCTATGAAGCTATTTAAGCTGATTAGTGTTTCGCTACTTACACTATCCCTATCTGGTTGTGCTGGCCTTTTCATTGCTGGTGCAGCAACCACTGCGAACTTAGTCACTGATACTCGAACAACCAAAGAGATTTGGAACGACAACAATATCGAATTTGAAGTAGCAGCTATTACCAATAAACAACCCTACCGTGGCAATGTTCGCATCACCGCGAGCTCTTACCGAGGTTCAGTGGTATTGATGGGACAAGCGACCACAGACGCTGAGCGTCGTGCTTTTGAAAACCAAGCCAAAGATGTGGCTGGTGTAGAGAGCATCCACAATCAGGTTCGCGTTAAGCAGCCATTGTCTATCAGTGCCATCAGTAACGACAGTTGGATTACCACTAAGGTGAAATCAGCGTTGTTAGCTAAATCAGAGCTAAACGGTATAAAAGTGAAGGTAATTACTGAAGATTCAGAAGTATTTCTGCTTGGATTGGTTTCTCGAGAGCATGCAGATATCGCGACAGAAGTCGCACGCAATATCTCAGGGGTAAAACAGGTAATACGCGCCTTTGAATATGGTGACGAAGAAGCTTCTGTTAATTAA
- the sspA gene encoding stringent starvation protein SspA, translated as MAVAANKRSVMTLFSSASDMYSHQVRIVLAEKGVSVEVELVDEKNLPAELVELNPYKSVPTLIDRELALYDSKIIMEYLDERFPHPPLMPVYPVARGNSRLMMYRIERNWYSVAEKVVKGNAEESEAARVKLRNDLLTLAPIFAEYEYFMSEEFSLIDCYLAPLLWRLPELGIELIGPGSKELKVYMNRVFERDSFLASLTEAEREMRLVR; from the coding sequence ATGGCTGTAGCTGCCAATAAACGTTCTGTGATGACTCTTTTCTCAAGTGCCTCTGATATGTATAGCCATCAGGTGCGCATTGTTCTTGCTGAAAAAGGCGTAAGTGTTGAAGTTGAGTTGGTTGATGAGAAAAATCTCCCAGCAGAGCTTGTTGAATTGAACCCGTACAAATCAGTACCTACTCTTATTGATCGTGAGCTTGCTCTATATGACTCAAAGATCATTATGGAATATCTTGATGAGCGTTTTCCTCATCCGCCATTGATGCCTGTATACCCGGTTGCTCGTGGTAATAGCCGTCTAATGATGTACCGAATTGAGCGTAACTGGTATTCAGTTGCAGAGAAGGTAGTTAAAGGCAATGCTGAAGAATCTGAAGCAGCTCGCGTTAAACTGCGCAACGACCTACTGACTCTTGCTCCTATCTTTGCTGAATATGAGTATTTCATGAGCGAAGAGTTTAGCTTAATTGATTGTTACCTAGCTCCGCTACTATGGCGTTTACCCGAGCTTGGTATCGAACTGATTGGCCCTGGTTCTAAAGAGCTTAAAGTGTACATGAACCGCGTCTTTGAACGTGACTCATTCCTAGCTTCTTTAACTGAAGCTGAGCGTGAGATGCGACTGGTTCGCTAG
- a CDS encoding penicillin-binding protein activator — MATMNHKRLSVPRLLTPIALAITLAACSSGPQAPTRVDITLDPAQSTESYMIQADSSKGSLQNDWLIMALKASVQAGKTDQATLLIKRLARQELSEVQQAEWQLARAQLLVNNSQPGQAYKQLNFQPWWKLPDEQWKDYHELRANLLEMKSEYFEAARELVLYSEYADSDDESQQQTANRIWQNLNSYSQYEILELKTSPTEDVLAGWLQLSIYTKTLNANLPELQKTLSDWLAENPRHPAATYTPQAINDIAALEISKPTSTALLLPLTGKYGKQAQLVRDGFIFAMMNDKEREKDATLTVLDTNTQSIAEIKATLEENNVDFIVGPLIKNNIVKLQETQQDHENAIPALALNIPTQLEPHSNICYLALSPEQEVAQAAKHLFSQGYKYPLILAPKGRLGDRVEQAFKKEWKKYSNNDVAMSFFSDKRQLQRNVNQVFGLQESQQRIAQMDGLLNLDLETEPRSRRDIDSVYIVAKNSELTLIKPFIEVAINPDADQPALFSNSRSNSGDRQYEDLTGVFYSDIPLLVDNKNELNKELNDLWPANSNGQKRLQALGMDAYYLMGALPLMKAVQGHSIPGETGVLTIDNNCVVQREISWAEHGAF, encoded by the coding sequence ATGGCAACGATGAACCATAAGAGACTCAGTGTACCACGCTTACTCACTCCAATTGCATTAGCAATTACATTGGCGGCTTGTTCTTCAGGTCCTCAAGCACCAACGCGTGTTGATATCACACTCGATCCCGCGCAATCAACTGAAAGTTATATGATCCAGGCGGATAGTAGCAAAGGTAGTCTACAAAACGACTGGTTAATCATGGCGCTTAAAGCTTCTGTGCAAGCAGGAAAAACCGATCAAGCAACTCTGCTTATCAAACGCTTAGCGAGACAAGAGCTGAGTGAAGTCCAGCAAGCCGAATGGCAACTAGCTCGAGCGCAGCTGTTGGTTAATAACTCGCAACCAGGTCAAGCCTATAAACAACTGAACTTTCAGCCTTGGTGGAAGCTTCCCGACGAGCAATGGAAAGATTATCACGAGCTACGCGCGAATCTTTTAGAGATGAAAAGCGAATATTTCGAAGCGGCTCGTGAGCTAGTCCTTTACTCTGAATACGCTGACAGCGACGACGAAAGCCAACAGCAAACCGCTAACCGTATTTGGCAAAACCTGAATAGCTACTCTCAATACGAGATTCTTGAACTCAAAACGTCGCCAACAGAAGACGTTCTTGCTGGTTGGTTACAACTGTCTATTTATACTAAAACACTGAATGCTAACCTTCCTGAACTACAGAAAACACTGTCTGATTGGTTGGCAGAGAACCCGCGTCATCCTGCCGCGACCTACACACCCCAAGCAATCAATGACATTGCCGCTTTAGAGATCAGTAAACCAACCAGTACCGCGCTATTGCTACCATTAACGGGTAAGTATGGTAAGCAAGCACAACTCGTCCGTGATGGCTTCATTTTCGCTATGATGAATGACAAAGAGCGTGAAAAAGACGCAACGCTAACGGTGTTGGACACCAACACCCAAAGCATCGCTGAAATAAAAGCAACGTTGGAAGAAAACAACGTAGATTTTATTGTTGGCCCGCTCATTAAGAACAACATTGTCAAGCTTCAAGAAACACAACAAGATCATGAAAATGCAATTCCAGCACTTGCGCTAAACATCCCAACTCAACTAGAACCGCATAGCAATATTTGCTATCTCGCCTTGTCGCCAGAGCAAGAAGTCGCTCAAGCCGCGAAACACCTTTTTTCTCAAGGCTATAAGTACCCGCTAATCCTAGCTCCGAAAGGGCGCCTAGGTGACAGAGTTGAGCAAGCGTTTAAGAAAGAGTGGAAAAAATACAGTAACAACGATGTCGCCATGAGCTTTTTCTCTGACAAACGCCAATTACAACGCAATGTGAATCAGGTATTCGGATTACAAGAAAGCCAGCAGCGTATCGCTCAAATGGATGGACTACTGAACCTAGACCTAGAAACCGAGCCTCGCAGTCGTCGCGATATAGATTCCGTCTACATTGTGGCTAAAAACTCAGAACTCACGCTAATCAAACCTTTCATCGAGGTTGCAATTAATCCTGATGCAGACCAACCCGCATTGTTCTCAAACTCACGTAGTAATAGCGGTGATAGGCAGTATGAAGATCTAACAGGTGTTTTTTACAGCGACATTCCTCTGTTAGTTGACAACAAAAACGAACTGAACAAAGAGCTAAATGACCTATGGCCAGCCAACTCAAACGGCCAAAAGCGTCTACAAGCGCTAGGGATGGATGCTTACTACCTGATGGGTGCACTGCCATTGATGAAAGCCGTTCAGGGGCACAGTATTCCTGGTGAAACCGGTGTATTGACCATCGATAACAACTGCGTTGTACAACGTGAAATCAGTTGGGCAGAACATGGGGCTTTTTAG
- the rsmI gene encoding 16S rRNA (cytidine(1402)-2'-O)-methyltransferase, whose translation MTDNKTLLTESPTLYIVPTPIGNLGDITQRAIEILSSVDVIAAEDTRHTGKLLAHFNIPTRTFALHDHNEQTKAQVLVEKLLEGQSIALVSDAGTPLISDPGYHLVSQCRQAGVRVVPLPGACAVITALSASGLPSDRFSFEGFLPPKSKGRKDKFLEIAKAERTCIFYESPHRISDSLQDMLEILGPEREVVLARELTKTFETIQGLPLGELIEWIEEDSNRKRGEMVLLIHGHREAATTELPDEATRTLGILTKELPLKKAAAMTAEIYNLKKNALYKWGLEHLDN comes from the coding sequence ATGACAGATAACAAAACCTTGCTCACAGAGAGCCCAACTCTCTATATTGTGCCAACCCCCATCGGAAATTTGGGAGATATCACTCAAAGAGCAATTGAAATTTTATCAAGTGTCGATGTTATTGCAGCCGAAGACACACGTCACACGGGTAAGCTTCTCGCTCACTTCAATATACCGACCAGAACGTTTGCTCTACATGATCATAATGAACAAACCAAAGCGCAAGTTCTAGTTGAAAAGTTATTAGAAGGTCAGTCTATCGCATTAGTCTCTGATGCGGGAACCCCTTTAATCAGTGACCCAGGTTACCATCTTGTATCGCAATGTCGTCAAGCGGGTGTGAGAGTTGTGCCACTTCCTGGTGCTTGTGCTGTGATTACGGCGCTCAGTGCTTCAGGTTTGCCGTCTGATCGTTTCAGTTTTGAAGGCTTCTTGCCACCAAAGAGCAAAGGCCGTAAAGACAAATTCTTAGAAATTGCCAAGGCAGAGCGCACGTGTATCTTCTATGAATCACCGCATCGTATTTCCGACTCTCTGCAAGACATGCTAGAGATTCTAGGGCCTGAACGTGAGGTTGTGTTGGCGCGTGAGTTGACTAAGACCTTTGAAACGATTCAAGGTCTGCCACTCGGTGAGCTGATTGAGTGGATTGAAGAAGATTCGAACCGTAAGCGCGGTGAAATGGTGCTACTGATTCATGGTCACCGTGAAGCAGCAACCACAGAACTGCCTGATGAAGCGACTCGCACGTTGGGAATTCTAACCAAAGAACTGCCCCTTAAAAAAGCAGCGGCTATGACGGCCGAGATCTATAACCTGAAAAAGAACGCTTTATACAAATGGGGCTTAGAGCATCTAGACAACTAG
- the rplM gene encoding 50S ribosomal protein L13, whose product MKTFVAKPETVKRDWYVVDAEGKTLGRLASEIASRLRGKHKAEYTPHVDTGDYIIVVNAEKVAVTGNKAKGKVYYRHSEFPGGLKSITFEKLIDKKPEMVIELAVKGMLPRGPLGRAMYRKLKVYAGAEHNHVAQQPQVLDI is encoded by the coding sequence ATGAAAACTTTCGTTGCTAAACCAGAAACTGTAAAACGCGACTGGTATGTTGTAGACGCTGAAGGCAAAACTCTTGGCCGTCTAGCAAGTGAAATCGCTTCTCGCCTTCGTGGTAAGCATAAAGCAGAATACACTCCTCACGTAGACACAGGTGATTACATCATCGTTGTTAACGCTGAGAAAGTTGCTGTAACTGGTAACAAAGCTAAGGGTAAGGTTTACTACCGTCACTCTGAGTTCCCAGGTGGTCTTAAGTCTATCACTTTCGAAAAGCTGATCGACAAGAAGCCAGAGATGGTTATCGAACTAGCTGTTAAAGGTATGTTACCACGTGGTCCTCTAGGCCGCGCAATGTACCGTAAGCTAAAAGTATACGCTGGTGCTGAGCACAACCATGTTGCTCAACAGCCACAAGTACTAGACATCTAA
- a CDS encoding YraN family protein → MGLFSRKCLTKPTITHKQVGDKYEAMAKSYLINHGLSLVQENFIAKCGEIDLIMRHNNTVVFAEVKYRKQTRYGHAAEMVTAKKSQKLLKTANIWLMKQGLSVHSTDFRFDIVAIEGPNDNINWIQNAITQG, encoded by the coding sequence ATGGGGCTTTTTAGCCGAAAATGTTTAACTAAACCAACAATCACCCACAAACAAGTGGGTGATAAATACGAGGCTATGGCAAAATCTTATCTGATAAACCACGGTTTATCGTTAGTTCAAGAAAACTTCATAGCAAAATGTGGTGAGATTGATCTTATAATGCGCCATAACAACACGGTTGTGTTTGCTGAGGTAAAATACCGCAAGCAGACCCGCTACGGACATGCCGCTGAAATGGTAACAGCCAAAAAGTCACAGAAGCTGCTCAAAACAGCTAATATCTGGCTGATGAAGCAAGGCCTGTCGGTGCACTCTACAGATTTCAGGTTTGATATCGTTGCCATTGAAGGGCCGAATGACAATATCAACTGGATTCAAAACGCGATTACCCAAGGATAA
- the petA gene encoding ubiquinol-cytochrome c reductase iron-sulfur subunit — protein sequence MSNAPLNNGRRRFLTATTAVVGGLGAAAVAVPFIKSWNPSAKAKAAGAPVEVEVSKLEPGQMVRVEWQGKPVWVVRRAESVLENLKSIGGQLRDPQSETEQQPEYAQNEFRSIKPEFFVAVGFCTHLGCSPTYLPDSFAEQVQGVKSGFFCPCHGSKFDMAGRVFQGVPAPLNLVVPKHMYLSDTKIMIGVDEGDA from the coding sequence ATGAGCAACGCGCCTTTAAATAACGGTCGCAGGCGTTTCTTAACCGCAACAACAGCCGTTGTTGGTGGTTTAGGAGCAGCTGCTGTAGCCGTGCCTTTTATAAAATCATGGAACCCGAGTGCCAAGGCGAAAGCTGCCGGTGCACCGGTGGAAGTGGAAGTCAGTAAGTTAGAACCGGGACAAATGGTTCGTGTCGAGTGGCAAGGTAAGCCTGTATGGGTTGTACGCCGAGCTGAATCGGTACTTGAGAACCTAAAATCGATCGGTGGTCAACTTCGTGACCCTCAATCTGAAACTGAACAACAACCAGAATACGCACAGAACGAGTTCCGTTCGATTAAGCCGGAATTCTTCGTTGCTGTTGGTTTCTGTACACACTTAGGTTGTTCTCCTACTTATTTGCCTGATTCTTTCGCAGAGCAAGTTCAGGGTGTTAAGTCTGGTTTCTTTTGTCCTTGTCATGGTTCAAAGTTTGATATGGCAGGTCGAGTATTCCAAGGTGTACCGGCACCGTTGAACCTTGTGGTGCCAAAGCATATGTATTTGAGTGACACTAAGATCATGATCGGTGTGGACGAGGGAGACGCATAA